A segment of the Lagopus muta isolate bLagMut1 chromosome 8, bLagMut1 primary, whole genome shotgun sequence genome:
ACCTTCACTTCCGCAGCCCATGGGCAGTGGAACGGATTCCCACCAGGGGCATAAAGATCCAGGATTTATTGCTGCAACATCTTGCTGTGAGAGCACAGATACctactttttttaatattatctgAACTGCttttatcattattttgaaTACACAGCTGGTTACAAAATGAGAGGTAAGGCCCCAAGTTATGCCAGGGAGGCTCAGGtaggatattaagaaaaaaattcttctcaggaggagtgttgaggcactggagcaggctgcccagggaggtgggggagtcactgtccctggaggtgttcaagaaccgtggagatgtggcactgagggatgtagccggtggggatgggttgggggtGAACCAggtgatcttgcaggtcttttaCAGACAtcatgattctacaattctatgggtgaagctgggggaaaaaaaatgcaacctgCACCCCAAGGTGCACCAGGAGGACTCTGTCCCAACAGCCATGGTGGGAGCAGCTCCCACACCCCCCAGTGCCATCTCAGAGCTCTGCcaggaggagaggagcagaaaaaCACGCAAGCAGCCAGCAGACGATCCTTCCATCGATTGTGTAAACTGTCAGTGGAGTGGCAaggagcattttttttttgtttctatccCAGGGAATAATCCAGCCTGATAATTAGTACATAAGAGATAAGTGGAAAATGAGACATCTAGTGAGGGTGGTTCGAGGCTCCTCATGACATTGATAATGTGCAGATACATAGATCACTGTCGGGGCAAACCGCCACCACGAGCCTGTGTCTTCCCATTGCCTCATCAATCCATCATCTGCTTAGCTGCTGACACCTTGGCAGGCACACACCACCAGCCCCGCATTAGAATTGCAAGGAGCGGGCTCCACCGGGGAATACAGATTTAAAAATCTAAGATTCAAATTTGTTTAAGTATTGTGAACAGCAATTCCCTTGCAAGGCATCTTCATTGCCCTTTTGCCAAGGGGGAACAGTTGGGTCTTTGTTAGAAGTACAAATTGCTTCTTAATGCAAAGGATAAAGCGGAGCCCAGGCACCTCCTTAGAATTCCTCCTGGCTCCTGCTAATGCTGCTGCAtgtcaattttaattttttgaaatttAAACCGAGGGCTTTGTGTCTAAGCTCCATTTTGTCGAGAAAGGGGGGGGAGGAATAGTCAAAAAGGATTACAGATCCGGAGGGAATTGGGGATCCATAGCAATTATACTTCATTTGGGTCTGAGACACTGCTTTTAATCATATTCTAAATGGTACAAATCGACAAGGCGTTGGAGATTGATAATTGTTGAACGCATGTACCCGGTTATGAACTCTGCTCCCCTTGGCCAGGCAAAGCTGGAGGATGGGATGAAGGCAGGAACTGCCTCTTCCCTCCTGGAACAGGGCACGCTGTGGCACTCTGTGCAGCCAACGAAGGGACACATCCCACCAAGGGCTGACAGGGGACTGTGAGAGCACAGCCATTGCTGGGCTGcccagtgtggggctggggtgaGCCCATCCCGGATGTGAGtctgcacagagatgctgcagttGGTGAAAGTGAGAGCAAAACAGGGAACCAGCATCTGTAACTCAATTAACTCCCTCGCAGTCAGGAAATCCCATTTTACCCAAACAGAGCAGTTCACCCATTGCTCGTGGaagagctcagggctgtgcacacCATCACGCACGTTTACGAAAACACACTGTGCCCAGGATTTACCAATGTAAGTGGTGTGAATCAAGTCCCATTGAGCTTCTCTTATCCCTGTCCTGGAGCTGACTGTCAGCTGTAGCTCAGCACACATCTGCACTGAGCTGTAGGGGCTCACTTCTGTCCCCACACACTTTTGCACTTGTTTGGcacagtgctggagcacagctttcTCTCACTGTtgacaaaatgatttttgtgtTCTTCAGCACCTCTGGGTCAGGCTCTGCCCCGTGGATGTTCAGGAGATCCACTCTGCACACCCACTTCCACCCCTTGCTGATGCTGTGCCTTCTTTACACCTTTTTTACAAAACCACATAAAGGCAAagggctttttcctctttctactTCTTCCCAGACCTCTTGAGCCCCAATCATGTTCTAGATAAGGTGTCCCATCCAAACTTCTAATGTCACTGCAAACCTAAAGGGCTGAAGCAACACCTCCCACCCCCTGCCACCAGTGCAGGGCTCCTCTGCAGCACCAGAAGAGACACACAGTGAGAAGCCATTGTctaaaaacataatttaatgTGATATTTTGTTGAGTGTGGTCAACGACTGAATTCTTTTGCAGACGGGAACAAGTTTGACGTTAGAGACATCATCATTCACACGAGCATCGCATTGCACAGAAAAGTTTACATTTGATCCCATACAAatgaagcagcagaggaaaaaatatggtCCAGTGCCACATCATGAATAATCCATCTGAAAATTCATCATTGTAGTTAATATTCATTGACCAAAAAAATAATGATCGAGCAGTTCAAATGCTGTGTATGGCACAGGCTGATCTCTGAATCTCTGATACAGCGCAGGAACCTCTTGGGTTTCTGGCTGCAGGTTCCTGGTGTGACACAGAACACTGACATGAGgatgggggtcagggaaaggcGGCAGCCAGGGAGGGGTCGCGTTGTTCACGTGTATTTTGTTTCCACGGGaaaatcaaaaaaagaaaaacatagaaacCGATAACGAAGCTGAAGTGACCCGCGGAGAGCAGCAGGGAACCGCGGCACAACGGGAGTCAGAGGGGAAACGCGGGATCGCCTGGGCCACGTCGCTCACCGCGCTTTAATCGGGGTATAAAAGAAAGCCAGAGAAAGTGCTGTACTTATTGTTGTTGCCCCCGTGCGCCTTGCCTCCGTCCAGCTTGACGTACACCTCGTCGCCGGAGTCCAGGTGCAGCACCACGCTGTTGCTGGCGTAGTCGTAGTTCTGGTCGGCGTCCTGCGCGATGGCGCTGGCCCGCACCTGCGGCACAGCCCTGTCAGCCCCATCCGTGCCCACACGGCTCCCCGCCCGCTTCCCCCTCCCTGTGATCGCGGTCGTCGGTGCGCGCCGGCCCCGACGGCGGGGGCCGCACGGTGAGAGCGCGGCGGGGTCGGGACGCGAGCACCCACCTGCCCGTTCTTGCAGAGGTCGGCCCACATGCTGGTGCCGTCGCCGCCCCGCATGAGGATGTGGTAGGTGAAGAAGTAGATGCCGCGCACCTGGCAGGTGAACTTGCCGCTGGCCGGCTCGTAGTGATTGCCCAGGTTGGTCACCACGTCGTCGAACTTGAGCACCTCGTAGCCCTCGTGGGGACTCTTCAGCCCCACGTAGAAGGCTATGCGCGGCCCCCCGAAGGCAGCGCTCAGCCCGCCCGCCGCctcgccgcccgccgccgctcctccgccgctgccgccgccgccgcccgtcCCCGCCAGCGGCAGCCCGGGCAGCCCCGGCTTCCCCGCATCCCCCCGCTCCCCCGGCGGCCCCCGAGGGCCCGGCGGGCCCGGCTCCCCGGGGGGGCCGCGGGGTCCTGGCTTGCCCGGCCGGCCCGGTTCCCCCTTCGGTCCCTGCGCGAAGGGCGGCGGGGGATTGGCCCCCAGGTCCTGCAGGGCCTCCACGGCGGCGGTGCTGCCGGGGCCGGGCGGACGGGCGCCGCTGTAGGGGTCGCAGATCATGCGGCAGGTGCCCATCATCTCGTAGTGGGCACCGCTCTCGGCGGgcgcctgcagcagcagcaggggtaCGGCGACGAGCAGAGCGACGGCCATGGCCAGGGCGAGCCCGGCGGCGGCCAGCAGCCGCCTCCTCCGCTGCCAGAGCCGGGCGGCGAGAGAGAGCAGGTCCTCCTTGCCTCCGTGCGAGGTAATGGTGGCGCGGGGGCCGGCCGCTCCCTGCGGGGGGGGACGGCGAGAGAAGGCGGTGAGCCCCCCGCCGCCGGCGCCTCCCCGCTCAACCCGCTCGCCCCGCCATTCCGAGAGCCGCCGCCCCGCTTCGCTCCGCTCCGTTCCTTCCGAGGGGGCGCGGAGCCCGGGGCGCCCGGCGGGGCAGGGCCGGAGCGGGGGCGTCGCGGAACGGCCGCCCCTCGTCGCCGCCCCGACGTGCGGGGGGAGTGGAGCGGACCCACCTGCGGGGCAGCGCCTCTCGCCAGGGCCGCGTGCGGTCAGCTGCCCCCGCGTGGGGCGGGCCGAGGCAGGGGAGGGGCGGCTGGACGCTCCCCGATCCCCCCCGGATCCCTCTCTCgtccgtcccgtcccgtcccgtcccgcccGCCCCTCGCGGCGCGATTCGGGTATTCTCAAGCGCATCCAACAAGCGGCCGTCTTACGCGCGGTGACATCGTCCCCTCGGCTCCCGCTGCTCCTCCCGTCCGGCCGCGGCCGCGCAGAGCCGCGCGGAGAGCAGCGCGGCTGCACCGCACGCCCCTTCCAGCTCggtccccccaccccccccggCTGCCAGGTGGGAGAGCGGCGTTGCGAGGAAATACCTTCCACAGAATTCTCGTTGTATGGGTTCCCCTCTGTGTGTTGGCTCCAAACCAAGCGCTcgtgggatttttatttttttattcctcccCCCGTCCCATAAATTGTAATTCGTTGCCTTTGATGTTCTGGTTAAGCGGTGCTAGTGCAGCCGAAGCTCTCGCAGCGTTGCATTCTTTCAGGGATCTGCCCCCGGAGTATACACTGTGCCCAGCAGCGGGGCTGAGGTGAGGGCACAGGGACCGTGTGAGGTCCAGGCAGATCTCTGCATTTGGGTGGGAGATGGGGGAGTTCAGAATGGGTACTGCACAGCTGAACACAGCCCTGGGACTCTTCTGTGGCTCTCCTTGGAGTTAAAGAGGGGACAGCAGGGCTCTCCCAGCAGGCATGCACCTGAGGATCGCGTCTCTCACTCGCTCTGGTGCTATCCTGGAGTCATTCAGGTTTCGCTGCGCTGCTGCTGGGATCAGGATTCAGCCCCGGCCCTCCAGAACTGTCTGAATCTTTCATGTCTATGTATGCAAAGCTGGTAGGGGAATTAATCCCATAAATGCAAAGCCTTTCCCCGTGTGTCGTACTGGTAGTCACACCAGAGTAAGGGTGTCTATTACTCAGCACACTGCCGCTGAGTGTTTCAAGAGGCAAAGTTGTGACAAAGCTGTAAatcctcttcctctcttctgaaTTAACAGTTGCATCCTGCAGTGTTATTATCCAAAGCCTTGTAACATGTAACTTGTCCAAAGCCTTGTAACGTGATTTCTAGtcactgtttctgtttcagcCCTAGTGTAATTTTCCGTATAATAGCTGCATTACATACAAATACATTTGCAAATAAGTGACGCCACTTTGTTGATCATTCCTACTTACGTGTCTGCTAATTTCCCTTTTGTTCAGGAATTTGTCACTAGCTCAGCTCTCCCTGTGTGTGTGAGTCTTCCCTGTCCCCCCCGCTCTCTGCAGCCCTCACCACAACATCTCTAATCTCCTGTTTTCCAAAGGCAGCCGCTACACCGTCGCTTTGCTAAACCTTTTTCTGAATAATTAAGTGCCTGTATTATTTGGGCTCTGGTGCAACTTCCCCGTTTCCATCAGCTCCCTCCTCTAATGAGGTGGCCAGTGCTGGGAACTTTATTCCGAGCGGAGCTCACAGGTCCCTCTGCAAAGCCGCAGTAATTTGTAGAGCAGCGTCTGCTGTGCCCGCGGATCAGCACAGGCAGAAGCAGAAGTGTGTTCCAACTTCCAGCAGAACAGTTCTTAATAAGGGAAGTTAAGCGCTCAAACAAGCAGGCAGAGGATATTATGGAGATATCGGCGCTGAGGTGTCCAATTCCAGCAGTTTTGGTTAGGAATAATTTTATCACTGCTCTGTAATGCAGTGAGAGGGATGGAGCGCCCCGTTAATCTCTCTGTCAGATTGCTTTAAGGTAAACAGTGATTTCAGCATTGTCTCCAGGAGGATCCGTGTTTCAGCCCTAACGCAGTGGGTGCCACCAAGGTAGCCCTGTGGAGGTGAGGTGGCTGCTGCCACGCTGTGACATATCTGGGGCTCTGGGTTAAAGCACTCTGGTCTGGAGATTCAGTTTTcc
Coding sequences within it:
- the C1QL2 gene encoding complement C1q-like protein 2 isoform X1, with amino-acid sequence MSPRGAAGPRATITSHGGKEDLLSLAARLWQRRRRLLAAAGLALAMAVALLVAVPLLLLQAPAESGAHYEMMGTCRMICDPYSGARPPGPGSTAAVEALQDLGANPPPPFAQGPKGEPGRPGKPGPRGPPGEPGPPGPRGPPGERGDAGKPGLPGLPLAGTGGGGGSGGGAAAGGEAAGGLSAAFGGPRIAFYVGLKSPHEGYEVLKFDDVVTNLGNHYEPASGKFTCQVRGIYFFTYHILMRGGDGTSMWADLCKNGQVRASAIAQDADQNYDYASNSVVLHLDSGDEVYVKLDGGKAHGGNNNKYSTFSGFLLYPD
- the C1QL2 gene encoding complement C1q-like protein 2 isoform X2 — translated: MAVALLVAVPLLLLQAPAESGAHYEMMGTCRMICDPYSGARPPGPGSTAAVEALQDLGANPPPPFAQGPKGEPGRPGKPGPRGPPGEPGPPGPRGPPGERGDAGKPGLPGLPLAGTGGGGGSGGGAAAGGEAAGGLSAAFGGPRIAFYVGLKSPHEGYEVLKFDDVVTNLGNHYEPASGKFTCQVRGIYFFTYHILMRGGDGTSMWADLCKNGQVRASAIAQDADQNYDYASNSVVLHLDSGDEVYVKLDGGKAHGGNNNKYSTFSGFLLYPD